In Anopheles arabiensis isolate DONGOLA chromosome 2, AaraD3, whole genome shotgun sequence, the genomic window ACACAACGCATTTTAGACTCAAATGTTTCATAATTTAAGGTTAAAAGTTAATAGTTTGCTTTAAAATCAAAGTTAATTTAAAACCACTTTATAGTGTCGCATATTTActaattgaattgaataattattattatttcatacTCACTCTTTATTTCATTGAGGAGGACCTGTAATAAATACTTTAACTCGTACAACTAAATAAAATGTCTATGACGGACATGCTGTTGCATGCTGTTTTAACGTTGAATTACTATTTCGCAATGAAAGTGCTTTTAAATATACGGGAATCAAAAGTGCATGAGAAGGACAAAACCCCAACCCACACAAAAATAATGCACAATCAgcttcattttcaaaacaccCAATGGattattgaaaatgaaaaatgatccaAACACAGATCAACTTCAACGAGAAGCAATTGTGCGGgaactaaataaataagtaaatacaaacaacaaactctTACCACAACCGATACCGTTTCTTCCATTGAACCCTTGGTTCTGTGGATCTTGGAAGTGATCGGATGCCTTGCGATATACTGTGAAATGTTTGAAGAAGCAAATACACGTCACCTACCTgtaaagtaagaaaaaaagaaagaagaattaaaaaacaagaacTCAGAGTCAAGAACCCGACACAAGAAAGTTGGTGACGAATGgcgaaaattatttaattgatttgGCAATTTTGTTCTTTAGATACACTTTCGAAAAGCGTAGAGCAATGGACAAAAAGTGTGGCTTTCTTTCTGCAACTGTTTTTCGTTCCGTGCCAACCATCGCGATCGCGAGCAAAGGCTGGCGGCGAGGAAATTTCCGTGACGGAAGCAACCATTTACCAGCAACACAAGATCGCCGCCGTGCCAGGCCGAGGCTCCATTGGAACCATCACTGAACTGTCCAATCGATTATTGAATATTTGTCCAAGCTGGCGGGAAGCTACAGCCTGGCTTGGGAAAGTGATGAATGATTGTTGCTCcacgagcaaaacaaaacacacgtaCATTCAAAGggaaattaaactaaaatcaACTATTGCGTTAAAAACCGCCAACGACTTCCCAAATTCGTATATTTCCTTCTTCCTGGGCAGCTTTCTGCCGCGGTGcagcaaaaatcaatttcatcccAAGCCCAGCGCGGCTAGTGGCACGCTTTCTACCCACAGCATCCCTTTCACAACGGTCGTGTACGCGCTGGGGGGGAGGGtttgaaaaatcaataaaatcatCTGTTCCGGTAATTTTGGAATTAAAGTGTAGACCACCCGCCCCGACCGACCACTTTGCGCCTGAACAGAATCGTTCATAATAAAAAGACACCGGTAGGAAAAAGCATCACTTTCGCGCAAGGCACAACACAACGTGTTGTTGATCAAGTCACACAAATTCGCCCATCGCGTTGGAGAATAGCATAGTTCCTTCCAACGATTTCAATCAACAATCAAAACTATCGACTGTGATCAAGGCTACCTCCCCGTGCTCGCCGCCGTGAGCAATGATAAGCTTTGAGTTGCTTGAGTTGTTTTGCGCTTTCGTATTGTCGAAAAGTAATAGAAACCAATTGAAAAATTACAAATACCACGACTTTGTAGTACGAACTTTCTGGTTAAGAAAGACGAAACTGGACGTGATttccagaaaaaaaagagaaagttCAATAACAAGACAGAGACACATGAGTGTGATATTTTTTGCACTGAATTTGTATCCCCTGAATAACTAACCTGAATATgtgattgaaataaaatatcaagaAAGGGCTAACATCGATTTTAAGCTTATCTTCAAAATCGCTTCAAAAGAAGCAAATCACTTTTTTAATCcttaaaattcaaaatctcTTCACACTTCAATGTGTATTTGctgatttttgccaactttccgttccgccGGCATCGACAATGCAAGCAGTTGATTTTGAACTAAACATGCATGTGTTtagtaaaattgatttttttttgctataattTCAACTCTACTCTGTTCATCAATACTGTTGTGTGTGAGATGACATGTTTGTCAACCGCAATAATTCTTAGAACACCACACTAGAAGACGCATACGGGAAAAAGTTCACGAATGTTTTAGTACGTTAAACACGTTATTTTCCTCTAAAAGGATACGACTTTCTTCTTACATCAACGGacaattcatttatcttttaaaatattatttcaaaatatttcagtttttttatgaaaaaataaatcaaaatattatGTTTCACATCAAAACCTATAGAAATGACTAAAGTAGAAGTGGTGGcttaatagaaaacaaaaatatttttaagtattatataaataatgataaatgatAATACACACACGAGTGTCCACATTAACCGCGGAACCCctaaatcaaataaacagCCAGATATTTTAAGTAAATGTGTCTTCTTTTTCCCCTCCACTGTTTTCATATCACTCTGAGTAGCTTTGTACATCAAACTGGGGAGCACTTTCGCACAAAACTTTCTTCTGCTGGACACCTATACCATGGCGCCTGGTTTAATTTTGCGTGGACATGGTAAGCTCAGTGAAGTGGCTGATTTTTTATACAGCAGAGCACCAAGCGTCAGCCGGTTTACAGGTGGTACACATATACATTCGAATGGATAAATATCGCGATACTGCAAAACAGCCGTCACACTAAAGTATAGTTTCCCTTTCGTTTCAAAAACCCGACGTTGGGGTGAATCCAAATTAGCTGCTCAAAACATGTCTGAACCAAACGGAGCACGtatttttgctccattttgaACACCAGACGAATAGCAATCAGGATGTAGATgacgaaaacaatcaaatcgtaccaaaaaagaagtgaaaataGTAACGGTTAAAACAATATACCAGTCTGATtaataaaagacaaaaaataagCATAGGATGTATAGGATGTAGGATAACACATTGTTATCATGTTACTTTTACCAAAACTTCTCCCCATATTGTTAAAAAAGTTGtcaaaaaccaccaaaaatattgatttgaAACGAACATGGATTTTAAACGGTGCCGGATTAagatttgtttccttttccaaaCTGTTTTATTAAAGAATTTCCTAAACCTTCTTCACATAATGGACCTGTTTTGGACAGCCTAATCATCTCAAGTAGAAACGAAGCTATTGCTACCGCCCAAGTAGAAACGGAAGATCAACTTCATAATGATAGACTGCCGCAGACCAATAGAACCATCCATGTTTATGTTGCTGGTGTCCAACGTAACAACGTATTTTGCAGACCTTTCGTGATGATTacagtgtgggtgtgtattgGCTTCAGAATTGCCTTCCGCTAGGCTCTTTAGAAGGCACGGCATCACGAGCACATAGTTCAGAAGCAATGTCTGCCTCTTTCAAGGCTTCGACAAAAGTCACTTTCGTTATTCGTCTTCCGATTTTGCTCTAAAATTAAGCTTTGTAGCTACTCATTATGTCTACCAATCGTTTTGCTTCTGCTGCGCTCGATAGGTAGAGTTACAACTGAATACTACATAAACACGCAGACCGAAACACTATTCGTTTAACTTTTTCATTGTGTGCAATTGAATAATATAACATTGCCCTTCTTTTTTCCAGAAGTAGTAGAAAAATTGAATGTTACTGTAGTAtcttttttgcacattttaatACGCAACAATTAATAGCAATTTATCACATTTCTTGCATTGAAACGTACAACGTATAATACACGCaaatgttccttttttttggaatttCATTTGATTGCTACCAGTTCAATTAAACTAACAATTCCGCCATTATTTTACTTAAGCAGGTAAATCACACGTGTATGCGTTTCAAACCTCATGTAATAATTTAATCATGTTTCTAATTATTTTCCTCCGACACTTTAAACCGCAgagtaagaaaacaaaaaaatctcaaaTCATTTCCAACGAAATACAAAACGATTAAAACTGACCAAGATGATACTTTCACCATCATATACACCCACAATTGCAAACTCTATTTATGCAAAATTAGTTAAATAGTTTATGgcaattattttacttttccacttttcaaatgtttcaaaatgttgtagaagaagaagaagcatatAACAAGCAGACACCATTTGTTTTGGTGTATTTTGTATGTATTACCGTTTAGCCCCTATAGTAAATGCATGTATGTTAAAACATTCATTAGTGGAGGCTATTATTGGCACAGTCGATCGCATTGGCTGGCCATATAAACCTACATtggtaatattaaaaaaaatgacatCCTGTTGTTGAGTATCAATCGATCGTTCATCAAAATGCTAGTATATAATAATTGAAAACAGGTATGTCACTATTCAGCAACGCCCCATCTAAAATAATATcttaatacagggtttacctagccaatccggcatcgtcaaagcgttatcggtcgccgtaaatactttttcgggcgacgtcaaccctcaattgggcactgtcatttctattcgaGCCTTttgaagtatgaatcgggcatAGTACAGAATGAATTGGGCCtactttatattttgttgctttctagctgtaaaacaatacttttttGCTAGTAGTTGAACTGATATGTATGAAAATTCACTATTTTTAAGTTTAATCACAtaacaaattattcaaattcctttttttaaatttttaattccaCACCGTACAATGCAAtttggttttatatttttttaaaaatataatatgttTGGTGATTTAATTaggtaaacattttaaaataatgcataataagttaaacaacatgcaaaatacatatttttaatcaaCTTGATAGATCAAACACACCGAAGCTACCGATTTAACACCTTCAAGAGTAGGACGCTTTCATTTTGTACTATGCCCGATTCATAATTCACAAggcccgaatagaaatgacagtgcccaattgagggtttacgtcgcccgaaaaagtatttacggcgaccgataacgctttgacgatgcaggattggctaggtaaaccctgtaatgaaACTTGCCAAAACTTTCATTAAATCGGGTTTGGTATACCGTATGTATTCAATTTCGTACAATTGCGCTTGTACAAACAATAACAGCCGCTAAAGATcgatcatttttattttatttttttcacttttaccCCCTGGAGTCATCTACACATGGATGGTACGGGCATCGTAAAAAAAGACTTTTCATACATGTAGTTTGTTAGAAATGCCACTTGTAATGTTACTGATATTTGTTAGTTGTACACCTTATAATGTGACCTTCTCCAGGAAAAACGATACAGTGTTTTCctagtcactttcgaatgtaaaaattgttattcaccgcgtgcaaaatgttattccacatcgatctgacatttcatttacatcataataatttttaatttcttcagcatgattttcaacacttcaacgaGATGGTGCCATTGTTTTTTCATCGGAGTTTGAAGCCCGATTGTGTCAATCGTTGACAGTTCAAGTGTTGAatatcatgctgaagaaattaaaaattacagggttttccaagtcactttcgaatgtaaactttgttattcaccgcgtgcaacatgttaatccacatctatctaatatttcatttacatcataacaatttttaattttatcagcatgattttcaacacgactcaagctggattgagtttgacagtccTTTGTCATGTggtgaaaatcatgtgttgaaactgaaatttcgttttgaagcaaatacaacatttgacagatgttgaaaaacatcttgaatgcgttgaataattatgtgcacattcgaaagtaaCTTGGAAACCCCTTGGTAACTTGGAATATGATAGAAATGAATTATCAGACTGAtgtggaataacattttgcacgcgatgaaaaacaatgtttacattcgaaagtgacttggaaaaccctataTTCACcacctccaagatgtttttcaacagttgcCAAATTGCATATTTGCATGAAAAATGATTCAGGTGAGCACGTAGCACAtgacaagagagcgatgagaacGACAATTTCTCGTGCCACTGTTAtcattcttttgtttcattgcgataagcggcgtagcgcATGCCGttctcgttttttcttctctcattCGTTCTAAAGAGAATTACTGAGCGGTAAGCAAAGCCGTCACAGATTTTTGAGTTCATTTCATgtataacaaataaataaactatcgatacatttttaaattgtatatCAATATTAACGACCAAGTTAAGTTCATTTACAAGCTTTGTTAGCCattttatgaaataataaagTGCTCAAGCTGAAAATGAAACCTGTTGAACCATCCAGGAACTAGTGTAAATTGCGAATTGTCAATATTACGATAAAGCCGTCCGGTGCCGTTTAGAGCCATCGGATCAAACCGTTAGTCATCGAAGGCTTTCAAAATCACCAATCGGAGCTAACCTAACCGCTCCCGAGGATTCTAAGCTTGCAGCTACCGTCCGGATATGAGTAGAATCAATCGTAACTGATTTCGGTGCTTTGTTGAATTTACTCATTACTAAATTGCACAATTACCGGTATTCTAATACTTTTTGTACTTTgttcttctccccccccccctccctttttAGGCAAAGGCATCTACAAGATCGAGCCTAGGTAGGTTTCTAGATTTATTTGCTGTCCGTAATCAGACATAATCAGATGGTCCgcgatcagaatcggctccggaatcggaattgacctgggaatcgcaatttgccccGATAACGGAATCATAATTGGCTCCATAATaagaattagctccggaatgtgaattggttcttgaattgaaaaaagaagttttagaagcgaaatcagtccgggaatcatggatccatgagaatggatcttttataagtaaattttgattttttgcggTTATAAATACGCAGTATgatttttgcgtttgcgtCCAAAACGcctatttttatggcgatgccgaaactgactccgtttggaaGCCGATTCTAATTAAGACCCAATTCTGATTCGaaagccgatttcgattccggaaccaattccgattccgcagtcgattccgaaacggattccgattccggagtcgattctgtaatcaattctggagccgattccgattctggagctgattccgattctAGAGCAGATTCctgaaccaattccggagtcgattccgatttcgaaacggattccgattctggagtcgattccggaaccaattatggagccgattccgattctggagccgattccgattctggggccgattccggaaccaattccggagtcgattccgatttcggagccgattccggaatctaTTGCGGAAACTGATTCGGAACCTACTATCCGAAATCGAATACAGAAAACTGCAGAgttagccggaatcgattccgaccaaaacttcatttttcccatcactactgcGGTGCTCAGCATATCAACGATTGCCCCTAACTTTTCACTAAACCACTATTTTGATCAACCCTTTCTAAGAGGCCGGCACTATGTGATGTATTTGTAACTGCAGCAGGATAATATGTCTATACGTACAGCAACATGGGTTCTTTATTAGCATGATCTGATAGTCTTATTTGAATATCTAACTCCATTCTAACCTGACTATTTGGGCTCTGACCCATCTATCCATACAAACCAAGCCAAGTACTCCACTGATCTCTACATCGAAATCAAAATCTTTGTCATTCTATGCCTTCAACTTTTCTAATGATAATATTTCCTAACATTTTTAGCAAGACGACATTTACAGCATTTACatctgaacaaaaaaaatataactgaaaaataatatttaagtGCGCTCATCATCGCATAGGTATGCTGCAATACTTCTGGCTTGCTTCTTGAATTTCAGAAATGGAATGTTTCTATCACCTTAATTCAGGTATCACGGCACGCATCAACTTACCTGACAGATTATCCAGCATGTACGTCAGCAATTTGGACGTCCCGTTCGGTTCGTTGTAGATCGACAGCACATCCTTGCCGAGCGGATTGCCGTGCAATCCGAGAACATGCAAGTTGAACAGCTTCCCGAGCTCGTACGGGAGTACTCGCAGATAGTTGTTGTTCAGCAGTAGCTCCCTAAAAAAGATAGACCATATCAATCATGTTGTAGATTGGTCACTAGATGGTGGTGCCATACAGGACATGGCATTCACCGTACACTTACCGCAGCTGGATTAGTTCACCGAGCTCGGCTGGCAGGCTACGCAGCTTGTTCGCGGACAGGTCGAGCGTCCGCAGATTGGCCAGTTGGCCGATCTGATGCGGCAAGCGCGTCAGACAGTTATCGTTTAGGAAGAGTGCCGTTAGATGCTCAAACTTCCAGAGCGTCGGACTAAGATTCCGCACACTGCCCGTTATCTCAATGCCATGCCAGCACGTCTTCTTCCCGGCAGCAATATCCTCGGCGGTCAGAAACGTTTGCTGTCTCCGGGGGTTGTTGCTTTCGTACTTGTCTTTATTGCGTGACATCCTGTCGCCCTgtccgcttcttcttctccggCTGTAGCTTCTGGTGTACTGGTAGATGATGTTTCCTGCGGTAAAAGGCGAACGAACAATGTGATTAAAAATGTGCCAAACAATAGACAAGAATGAATCTTCTTGATATGGAAGAAAACTCGTTCATTCTCAGCCCAGCTCACCCACCTGCATCTACTTCCGGGAAAACTCGTAGGAAGTAGCTATCCTGTGATTCGCTGTTAAGTATTCTTTCAACCTCgagatattttcttttttatcctGTCGAACCTTCAATTAGATAAATTATGTTCAGCTTAACCtatacaccacacacaaacacatagcactcgcgcgcgcacacaatcACGAACTATTGATACTTGGATAGCAGGAGGAAGGTAAAATAGGTATCACTgtaattatttttcactttctgtGGAACAAACGAAAACCACCTCTAAGTTAAAGCATACAAAATCGGCTTTTGGTGAACTTCGAGCGGACAAAACGCgaacccatacacacacactcagacgcACTGGATAGGTATGAATGGTACACAATACCGTGGGAAAAAATGCCTCCCACAAAACCGCACACCTACGAAGGGAAGAAGGAACGCGCGGCGCGCACGATCATTCAATCGTTTGGTTAATTCTTACTCTATCTAGCACTTCTTCACAAGTTGATCACAAGCTCACAACACAACAGCTAAACATTTCCCCCTTCCCAACACAATAACCAATAGAATAACAGATACGGCCATGAAGAAAACTACAATCGCGGCCAAAGCCCGCAACCCCGAGGACCTCTGATCCCGCGTGTGTCCTTCCTCTCTTGCAaccgtacgcacacacacgctcccCTTCCTTCACTCCTCCCTCACCTGGGTCCATGCGTTCTCCACACGaaacccaccacacacacatccaacaAACAATGGCCAGCCTCCAGTTTCAGCACTTGTACTGCTGGCCGCCGTCGGGTAGGGGTTGGCAGTATGTGAAGTTTAAAGTGACTTTGGGAAAATTGTTTATACTGATGCGTCGCGATCCAAACCCTTGCGGTTCCGCCTGACCTCACTGTCCCTGCGGGAACAAAGCGAGACAGTGTGGAATGGCGTATGAATTTTAGCAGCAGAAAAACATCCACCACTACCAACAAGCAGCAGACCACCAGGACGTTGCACAGTTGATGTGATGAAAGGGCGATGACCGGGAGATCGGAGACGGGAATGATCACAGAAAAACTTTTTCCGTGCCCTCAAGCCTGCCTCCGCAGCCTTGCTTGAGGCTTTGGAATGAGGCTCGCGAAGATTGCACTTAATTTTCCTCGCCCGCTTACTTCCTAAAACCACGCATACGCGCCGCACAAATCCGCAGCTGCCAGCTTTGTCGCTAGCGCAACTAACTGCGACCACACAACACTTTACCCGTACGCTATTTTGCTTCTTTAAAAACAACGCGACAAAGGGATTACGCGTCTGATTTCCTTTCGCAAATTTTTGTCGGGAAATTTACAACACACGAAAATGTACAGTAAAGATTTGCGTAtaaaaatgacatttttttctaagatggcagctgtcaaaactgctGCGCTCACTGTGTCGATCAGTTTTCTCACTATTTTCGATAGATGAGCAGATTCGTCTCACctgtcgagcagttttcgagaaACGACCAAGgtgcatacacacgcacgggCTTGTCATTTcgtgttggtgttttgttaTTTAGCGACTTCGCCTTATCATCGTTTCATTAActaataaaacgaaaaattaACTGTGAATCGACTTAGTCTGGAGCCGCGCGGGTTAAAAGCTTATTCTGTACAGTCTCGGGTACGATCCGGCTGCTACTCGCAACTCCTCTGCTCGATACAAACCACAAGCCACGACAGAACGGCTTGCAGTGAAGAATCCtattttcacacatttttggTTTCTAGAAGGTTAATCGCTTCGCAAATACTgccgcctgcctgcctgcctgcctgctcaATCATTGTTCTAGTTACAACTGCACTAGAAGCAACATCGACGAGTAAACGTAATACATCCATTGCGACAAGCCAAGGCGGAACAGCGAAAGACATGCAAATGTTTGGCATCGATAGTAGAAAAGCCACAACCTTCCCGGCGTATGTGGTATCTGGACTTCTGTTGCTGCTATTTGTACGACACAGTTCGCAACAAAGCGATTACAATGACTACATGAAACGAGAGCATTCCCTTTTCAAACCCTACCAAGGTAAGTGGCCCAGCGTTCTTTGTGTGCCAATCTACGCACGTCGAGAAAGGTGATAAGTGTCTAACTAGCGCATcatcacgcacgcacgcggTTTTGTTATCGGGTTTCAGGATCGGGCATGACAATACCGTACTGGGATTTCATAGGTACCACTTTCGTTACGAACTCTTACGTTCGGCTGACGCCGGATCTGCAATCGAAGAATGGCGCCATTTGGAATCATGTGGTACGTGCAGTTCGTTCTTTTATCTTGATGAACCGCTTCCTATAACTTTACTCATTTGCCTTCCACAGCCCTGCACATCTATAAATTGGGAGCTCCAGGTTAACTTTAAGGTACACGGCAAGGGCAAGGATCTGTACGGCGATGGCTTTGCACTTTGGTATTCCCGGGATCGGTTACAAACTGGACCGGTGTTTGGCAGCAAGGACAATTTTATGGGACTCGCCATCATCCTGGACACGTACAGCAACCACAACGGTCCGCATAACCACCAGCACCCGTACATTAGTGCCATGGTGAATAATGGTAGCCTTTCGTACGATCACGATCGTGACGGGACGCACACCCAGATAGCAGGATGCGAGGCCAAATTCCGGAATGTGGAATTTGACACGCAGATCAACATCCGGTACGAGAACGATGTGCTGACCGTGTTTACCGATCTGGAAAACAAGGCCACATGGAAAGAGTGCTTCCGAGTGGAGGGCGTTAAACTGCCGACCGGATACTACTTCGGTGCATCGGCGACCACAGGAGACCTGTCCGATAATCACGATATCATATCGATCAAGTTCTTCGAACTTGAGGCTCCGTCACTACTGGCCGAGGACCGCCGTCAGATCGTACCGTCGGCAGCTACATTCGAAGCACCGCGCGAACACAAAGACGATCCAAAGCCTGGCATGTCGAACGTGAAAATATTCTTCCTTATTCTTCTCTCCATGCTGATAGTCGTTGTGTTGGTTGTGATAGGCATTATGTTCTATCAGAAACACCAGGAAAACGCTCGGAAGCGGTTCTACTAAGCGTGCGCTCAGTTCAGCCAGGGGAAACTATCTTTGTCTCGTACGGTCGAATATCTCTCTCGAAGACCAACCGTGACCGAATCACACGTTAGAAGTGACGAATACGCAACATGTACCAAACAAATCAGAACATTTAGACAAATTGCTGTACGTAAGCGAGGGGACAAGCATTCGAGAGGAGGTGGTTGTTCGTACAGATTGCAGTGAGATGGACCATGCGTTGGTAGATAAATGCTTACAcgaaaagcgaagaaaaacaaacataaccaTCACCGTTATTTTCTCCAGCACCATTTCTGCTCTTCATCACCATGACTGCAGAGAGAGGCCATTTCCTTTTGTTGTGAA contains:
- the LOC120893619 gene encoding vesicular integral-membrane protein VIP36, producing MQMFGIDSRKATTFPAYVVSGLLLLLFVRHSSQQSDYNDYMKREHSLFKPYQGSGMTIPYWDFIGTTFVTNSYVRLTPDLQSKNGAIWNHVPCTSINWELQVNFKVHGKGKDLYGDGFALWYSRDRLQTGPVFGSKDNFMGLAIILDTYSNHNGPHNHQHPYISAMVNNGSLSYDHDRDGTHTQIAGCEAKFRNVEFDTQINIRYENDVLTVFTDLENKATWKECFRVEGVKLPTGYYFGASATTGDLSDNHDIISIKFFELEAPSLLAEDRRQIVPSAATFEAPREHKDDPKPGMSNVKIFFLILLSMLIVVVLVVIGIMFYQKHQENARKRFY